One genomic window of Fusarium keratoplasticum isolate Fu6.1 chromosome 3, whole genome shotgun sequence includes the following:
- a CDS encoding FAD-binding-3 domain-containing protein encodes MTAPDFNLAIVGGGIGGLCLAVSITKYTSIPVTVYENAPKFGEIGAGVAFGPNVIKAMNNISEPLAAAVGARANGNTFPEKKGTWFDFRVGMDGVDEAARARGVVAGAFLGAVNHPEPGSWMVNRTYLIDELVKHLPSDIARFGKNLVDIQDLGAEGVVLSFEDGSTARHSAVIGCDGIKSCTRRVMLGEGNPAANPVYTGKYCYRGLVPMDKAVELLGEEKAMNCQAYLGYHGHMLTFPVAGGRMMNVVAFQSANDWPHERMVIPATKEQMVDSFKDWGSDVRHIVQLMGQSDIWALFDSPPTDAFHKGNLCLLGDSAHGSTPFQGAGAGMAVEDAYVLGRLLQHAKKATDLPSVFEAFSRARIERTNKLVKTSREAGHVWHFETEGDDIDKIRENLKDRMRWIWENDIEKDMKEAEAWLKGRK; translated from the coding sequence ATGACTGCACCAGACTTCaacctcgccatcgtcggcggcggcatcggcgGCCTCTGCCTCGCCGTATCCATCACAAAGTACACCTCCATTCCCGTAACGGTGTACGAGAACGCACCAAAGTTTGGCGAGATTGGCGCAGGCGTCGCGTTTGGACCCAAtgtcatcaaggccatgaatAACATCTCAGAGCCTCTTGCGGCTGCCGTGGGTGCTCGTGCGAATGGAAACACGTTCccggagaagaagggcacgTGGTTTGATTTTCGAGTTGGCATGGACggtgtcgacgaggctgcgAGGGCAAGAGGTGTCGTCGCCGGGGCGTTTCTTGGCGCCGTCAACCACCCTGAGCCTGGGAGCTGGATGGTGAATCGCACGTATCTCATTGACGAGCTGGTCAAGCATCTTCCATCGGACATTGCTCGCTTTGGCAAGAATCTTGTCGACATCCAGGATCTTGGCGCTGAAGGCGTGGTGTTGTCATTCGAGGATGGATCAACGGCACGCCATAGCGCAGTTATTGGCTGCGACGGCATTAAGAGCTGTACACGACGTGTTATGCTAGGCGAAGGCAACCCCGCCGCCAACCCCGTATACACTGGCAAATACTGCTATCGTGGTTTGGTCCCCATGGACAAGGCGGTCGAGCTGCTCGGCGAGGAAAAGGCCATGAACTGCCAGGCCTACCTCGGCTACCACGGCCACATGCTCACATTCCCTGTGGCTGGAGGCCGGATGATGAACGTGGTGGCATTCCAGTCAGCCAATGACTGGCCGCACGAGAGGATGGTCATCCCAGCCACGAAGGAGCAGATGgtcgacagcttcaaggaCTGGGGCTCCGATGTGCGCCACATCGTCCAGCTGATGGGCCAGTCCGACATCTGGGCCCTCTTCGACTCCCCGCCGACAGACGCCTTCCACAAGGGAAATCTGTGCCTGCTGGGAGATTCGGCGCACGGCTCAACGCCTTTCCAGGGAGCTGGCGCCGGCATGGCCGTGGAGGATGCATACGTGCTTGGGCGACTTCTGCAGCATGCTAAGAAGGCAACTGATCTGCCTTCTGTCTTTGAAGCGTTTAGCAGGGCTCGGATCGAGCGCACGAATAAGCTTGTCAAGACGAGCAGGGAGGCGGGACATGTTTGGCACTTTGAGACGGAGGGAGATGATATTGATAAGATTCGAGAGAACTTGAAGGATAGGATGAGGTGGATTTGGGAGAACGACATTGAGAAGGAcatgaaggaggctgaggcaTGGTTGAAGGGCAGGAAGTGA
- a CDS encoding FAD-binding-3 domain-containing protein, giving the protein MTVKKLKVIIVGAGFGGLGAAIECADRGMDVTVIEKYPDSNNQGDILDFFPNAGRIIHRWDNGKVGQQIHDTGCSRIRTMELCKYDGKFLTNVPWARDGKEHNITYAGHRGQVHSIFLAQAKKLVKDIRIGIAVTEYLEEDGRAGVLLSSGETLWGDCVIAADGPRSIAREKVLGLDNDSKDGKNSGWAVFRSFFKTDEEMLKHPGLKDLYHTDRDTVRFWMYDNLSLMAFVWNQGKDIAWVLIHPDDKESSESWSNIAEREHLAKWMKYFTAEDAQALYEVTPVGKTIDFKLVYRPTIDNWVSKGGRTILIGDAAHANLPTAGQGASQALEDAVTVAQCLTMSEGDVKLALEAAQRIRYHRSNAVHKSGQTNRDAFYKIPWDDIEAAPEEWAKKRFPKLKPWDPLQFATEQFPKVAEDIKKGVVGHLDDVAVPPPEGGYW; this is encoded by the exons ATGAcggtcaagaagctcaaggtcatcatcgtcggtgCCGGGTTCGGCGGCTTGGGGGCAGCTATTGAATGTGCTGATCGTGGCATGGATGTGACTGTCATTGAAAAGTACCCCGACTCAAACAACCAGGGTG ACATTCTTGACTTCTTCCCCAACGCTGGCCGTATCATCCATCGATGGGACAATGGCAAGGTCGGCCAGCAAATTCACGACACCGGGTGCAGCCGCATCCGGACGATGGAGCTCTGCAAGTACGATGGAAAGTTCCTCACCAACGTGCCCTGGGCGAGAGACGGCAAAGAACACAACATTACGTACGCCGGCCACCGAGGTCAAGTCCACTCCATTTTCCTCGCCCAAGCAAAGAAACTGGTCAAAGACATCAGGATCGGAATAGCTGTTACCGAGTACctcgaagaagatggcagagCGGGcgtcttgctctcctccgGCGAAACTCTCTGGGGTGACTGTGTCATTGCCGCAGATGGACCGCGGTCCATCGCCCGCGAGAAggtcctcggccttgataATGATAGCAAGGACGGGAAGAACAGCGGCTGGGCAGTGTTCAGAagcttcttcaagaccgACGAAGAAATGTTGAAGCATCCCGGGCTGAAGGATCTGTATCATACCGACAGGGACACTGTCAGGTTTTGGATGTACGACAACTTGAGCCTCATGGCTTTTGTCTGGAACCAGGGCAAGGACATTGCTTGGGTTTTGATTCATCCG GACGACAAAGAATCCAGCGAGTCTTGGTCAAATATCGCGGAGCGAGAGCACCTAGCCAAGTGGATGAAGTACTTCACCGCCGAGGACGCCCAGGCACTGTACGAAGTAACCCCTGTGGGCAAGACCATCGACTTCAAGCTCGTCTACCGCCCCACGATAGACAACTGGGTGAGCAAGGGCGGCCGCACCATCCTAATCGGCGACGCAGCCCACGCAAACCTGCCAACCGCCGGCCAGGGCGCGTCCCAGGCGCTGGAGGACGCCGTCACAGTGGCCCAGTGCCTGACCATGTCCGAGGGAGACGTCAAGCTCGCTCTGGAGGCCGCGCAGCGGATCCGCTACCACCGGTCCAACGCTGTGCACAAGAGCGGGCAGACGAATCGGGATGCGTTCTACAAGATTCCCTGGGACGACATCGAGGCGGCGCCTGAGGAGtgggcgaagaagagattTCCGAAGCTGAAGCCGTGGGACCCGCTGCAGTTTGCCACGGAGCAGTTCCCCAAGGTGGCTGAGGATATTAAGAAGGGAGTCGTGGGTCATCTTGACGATGTTGCTGTTCCTCCGCCTGAGGGTGGATATTGGTAA
- a CDS encoding VOC domain-containing protein, with the protein MSQSSTESRILLDRLSYCRYGHPDLEKAKEFFTDFGLIPVLEKDDKVYFRGFGIDQFCYVAEKTSDGKRKFRGGAWIVQSMAELEKATKLPGSTPIHDFDAPGGGKVVIIKDLLGEEVTLIYGQEDRVPEPREVPKPVMWNTWEDKKRLGEFQRPDRDLPSKVHKLGHYGFEVNVDKIHEVFDWYSKTFNMKKTDTLFQPQSNKTVMIFIHLDKGKEYVDHHNIFIAGSPELKEGIKAHHTSFEVDDVDSQVVGHHYLRRKGYINVFGVGRHVLGSQIFDYWFDSSGFIVEHYVDGDLVNEDSPHADEPAVAATVSSWGPEIPRAFFTKKFEDLPGITDIPVVPIEA; encoded by the exons ATGTCTCAATCATCTACTGAAAGtcgcatcctcctcgatcgGCTTTCATATTGCCGCTACGGACATCCAGACCtggaaaaggcaaaggagTTCTTCACAGACTTCGGCCTGATCCCGGTCCTGGAAAAAGATGACAAGGTCTACTTCCGCGGCTTCGGCATAGACCAGTTCTGCTACGTGGCGGAGAAGACAAGCGACGGTAAGCGAAAGTTCAGGGGCGGCGCTTGGATCGTGCAGTCCATGGCCGAGCTGGAGAAGGCAACCAAGTTGCCGGGTTCAACGCCGATCCATGACTTTGACGCGCCGGGCGGAGGAAAGGTAGTCATTATCAAAGACCTGCTGGGGGAGGAGGTCACTCTGATCTACGGGCAGGAAGATCGAGTTCCAGAACCCAGAGAGGTTCCTAAGCCGGTCATGTGGAACACctgggaggacaagaagcgGCTGGGCGAGTTTCAGCGCCCAGACAGAGATTTGCCGTCCAAGGTCCACAAGCTGGGTCACTACGGATTTGAGGTCAACGTGGACAAGATCCACGAGGTCTTTGACTGGTACAGCAAGACGTTCaacatgaagaagacggaTACCTTGTTCCAGCCGCAGAGCAACAAGACGGTCATGATCTTCATTCACctggacaagggcaaggaatACGTCGACCACCAT aacatcttcatcgccgGCTCACCCGAACTCAAAGAGGGCATCAAAGCGCACCACACCAGCTTTGAAGTCGACGACGTGGACAGCCAGGTCGTCGGCCATCATTACCTGCGCCGTAAGGGCTACATCAACGTCTTCGGAGTGGGAAGACACGTGCTCGGCAGCCAGATCTTTGACTACTG gtttgACTCGTCCGGATTCATCGTCGAGCACTACGTTGACGGCGATCTGGTCAACGAAGACTCGCCGCATGCGGATGAACCTGCCGTCGCTGCTACGGTGTCAAGCTGGGGTCCGGAAATTCCGCGTGCCTTCTTTACCAAGAAGTTTGAAGATTTACCTGGTATTACAGATATTCCGGTTGTTCCTATCGAGGCCTGA
- a CDS encoding FAA-hydrolase domain-containing protein: MSFDRLIRFLDKEGIERYGNVEGEIPASELESKTVQLVSGSIESGFKVLDEKAELVKLLCPLPSTPIIICAGVNYKSHAKETKFPPPKKPVIFATPPDRLAGPLDDIKIHPDAQELLDYEGELSIVIGKDGYDISEDDALDYVLGYTISNDVSARNLHAIDVSGYQMGYAKSFDGFGPTGPYLVSPKLVPNPQALDLKTTVNGEVRQTTSTAQMIWSCRQLIAFASRGRTLRRGTVIMTGTPEGVGWHTNGCLKDGDVVEVSIGRLGFIRNKMVFHGGD, from the exons ATGTCGTTTGATCGGCTTATCCGATTCCTAGATAAGGAAGGCATCGAGAGATATGGTAATGTTGAAGGCGAGATTCCAGCCTCGGAACTAGAGAGCAAGACAGTGCAGCTCGTTTCCGGCAGCATTGAATCTGGATTCAAGGTCTTGGACGAAAAGGCCGAGCTAGTCAAG CTACTGTGTCCATTGCCTAGCacgcccatcatcatctgcgcGGGAGTCAACTACAAGTCTCATGCCAAGGAGACAAAG TTTCCGCCGCCTAAGAAACCTGTCATCTTTGCTACTCCTCCCGATCGTCTGGCTGGACCACTGGACGACATCAAGATCCATCCAGACGCGCAGGAGCTGCTGGACTACGAGGGAGAGTTGAGCATCGTGATCGGAAAGGATGGATACGACATCAGTGAGGACGACGCACTGGATTACGTGCTCGGCTACACAATCAGCAACGACGTCTCGGCGCGCAACCTTCACGCCATCGACGTATCCGGGTACCAGATGGGCTACGCCAAGTCCTTTGACGGCTTTGGCCCGACGGGACCTTACCTGGTCTCGCCGAAGCTGGTGCCGAACCCGCAGGCTCTGGACCTGAAGACTACGGTCAACGGCGAGGTGCGACAGACGACGAGCACGGCGCAGATGATATGGTCGTGTCGACAGCTCATCGCGTTTGCCTCTCGAGGCCGGACCTTGCGCCGTGGGACAGTGATCATGACGGGAACCCCGGAGGGCGTTGGATGGCATACGAACGGGTGTCTCAAGGATGGGGATGTGGTTGAGGTCAGCATTGGAAGGCTTGGTTTCATTAGGAATAAGATGGTATTCCATGGAGGTGATTGA